From the genome of Hathewaya histolytica, one region includes:
- a CDS encoding 5' nucleotidase, NT5C type: MKLNIGVDIDGTITDPYYWLKYINMYFKTELKPEHIVKFNICEILNIEEQDYLEFYDMHGEEMHSDNIIRDNAKEVLNKLHEDHNIYYITARPEKFKKVTEEWLYSNELPKAPVHMMGHHNKVEKARELNCDFFVEDRYRNSVFLAKEGIKVLMLDTNYNRYPLISNMERVYNWNDIYNHIVVKI, encoded by the coding sequence ATGAAGCTAAATATAGGAGTAGACATTGATGGAACTATAACAGATCCATACTACTGGCTAAAGTATATAAATATGTATTTTAAAACAGAACTAAAACCAGAACATATAGTTAAATTTAATATATGTGAAATACTTAATATAGAAGAACAAGATTATCTTGAATTTTATGATATGCATGGGGAAGAGATGCATAGTGATAACATAATTCGTGACAATGCAAAAGAAGTATTAAATAAATTACATGAAGATCATAATATATACTATATTACAGCAAGACCAGAGAAGTTTAAAAAGGTGACAGAAGAGTGGTTGTATAGTAATGAACTTCCCAAAGCACCTGTTCATATGATGGGACACCATAATAAAGTAGAGAAGGCTAGAGAATTAAATTGTGATTTTTTTGTAGAGGATAGATATAGAAATTCTGTATTTCTTGCTAAAGAAGGTATTAAAGTTTTAATGCTTGATACAAATTATAATAGATACCCTCTAATATCTAATATGGAGAGGGTATATAACTGGAATGATATTTATAATCATATAGTAGTTAAAATATAA
- a CDS encoding polysialyltransferase family glycosyltransferase — MNFYVCATPYHLFVTLCDISIKNMKSYIYLSTHDENIFKMFLDYKEKIAEFKNVEKVWMRKRNNIHERLFIESIKDKLEYKRLKEEITSSNVIIFPWNPYSLFSPSEYIFNHAKKVKLIEEGANLYIMKKPSKAFMFIKRYVYRRNLNFYKDKKVTKIMVQFPERYPKHLNNKLAHLDLEGIINKIDNVNKNIIVNVFTNKLNKDYFKNNSLLILSQPLSEDGYIKEEKKIELYKNIIYEYGEGYNIILKKHPREKTIYNFSNVLELDGNFPSELFKLLNIKFEKAIGVCTGSVKFVDSKESFNIDENFLKKCKVEKK; from the coding sequence ATGAACTTTTACGTATGTGCTACGCCCTATCATTTATTTGTTACATTATGTGATATATCTATCAAAAATATGAAAAGTTACATATATTTATCTACACACGATGAGAATATCTTTAAAATGTTTTTGGATTATAAGGAAAAGATTGCTGAATTTAAGAATGTAGAAAAGGTTTGGATGAGAAAACGAAATAATATCCATGAAAGACTATTTATAGAAAGCATTAAGGATAAGCTAGAATATAAGAGGTTAAAAGAAGAAATAACAAGTTCAAATGTTATTATATTTCCATGGAATCCATACTCTCTATTTTCACCGTCAGAATATATATTTAATCATGCTAAAAAAGTAAAGTTAATAGAAGAAGGGGCTAATCTATATATAATGAAGAAACCGTCTAAAGCATTTATGTTTATAAAGAGATATGTATATAGAAGGAATCTAAATTTTTATAAGGATAAGAAGGTTACAAAAATTATGGTTCAATTTCCAGAGCGATATCCAAAGCATTTGAATAATAAATTAGCACACTTGGATTTAGAGGGTATAATTAATAAAATAGATAATGTTAATAAAAATATTATAGTAAATGTTTTTACAAATAAATTAAATAAAGATTATTTTAAAAATAACAGTTTATTAATTTTATCACAGCCATTATCAGAAGATGGATATATAAAAGAAGAGAAAAAGATAGAACTTTATAAAAATATAATATATGAATATGGAGAAGGTTACAATATTATATTAAAAAAACATCCTAGAGAGAAAACAATATATAATTTCTCTAACGTGTTGGAATTGGATGGGAATTTTCCTAGTGAATTATTTAAGTTGCTAAATATAAAGTTTGAAAAAGCCATAGGGGTTTGTACAGGTTCAGTTAAATTTGTAGATTCCAAAGAAAGTTTTAATATAGATGAGAACTTCTTAAAGAAGTGTAAGGTAGAAAAAAAGTGA
- a CDS encoding DUF4422 domain-containing protein, translating to MDIKILVATHKKYNMPKESMYLPIHVGCEGKKDLGYTGDNTGDSISLKNPNYCELTGLYWAWKNLKCEYIGLCHYRRYFTNSNLFRRILNKNNKMDLILSKLEIENLLKEYDIVLPKKRNYYIETIESHYKNAHHIKDLEETKEIISEIYPDYISSFDKVMKWKKLHLYNMFVMDKEGFDKYCEWLFNILFELEKRVDISSYDNYQKRIYGFLSERLFNVWIVKNKKMVCEMDVVNMENINWPLKIVTFIKRKFKNYKLKNI from the coding sequence ATGGATATAAAAATACTTGTAGCAACACATAAAAAATATAATATGCCTAAAGAAAGTATGTATTTACCAATACATGTTGGATGTGAAGGAAAAAAAGACTTAGGATATACAGGGGATAACACCGGAGATAGTATTTCCTTAAAAAACCCTAATTATTGTGAATTAACAGGACTTTACTGGGCGTGGAAAAATTTAAAATGCGAATATATTGGTCTATGTCATTATAGAAGATATTTTACTAATAGTAATTTATTTAGAAGAATTTTAAATAAGAATAATAAAATGGATCTAATATTAAGTAAATTAGAAATTGAGAATCTACTAAAAGAATACGATATTGTTTTGCCTAAAAAAAGAAATTATTACATAGAAACAATAGAATCACATTATAAAAATGCTCATCACATAAAAGATTTAGAAGAAACTAAAGAAATTATAAGTGAGATATATCCGGACTATATTTCTAGTTTTGATAAAGTAATGAAATGGAAAAAGCTTCATTTATATAATATGTTTGTAATGGATAAAGAGGGTTTTGATAAATATTGTGAATGGTTATTTAATATATTATTTGAACTTGAAAAAAGGGTAGATATATCTTCGTATGATAATTATCAAAAAAGGATATATGGATTTTTAAGTGAAAGGTTATTTAATGTTTGGATTGTTAAAAATAAAAAAATGGTATGTGAAATGGATGTAGTAAATATGGAAAATATTAATTGGCCATTAAAAATAGTAACTTTTATTAAAAGGAAGTTTAAGAATTATAAATTAAAAAATATATAA
- a CDS encoding cytidylyltransferase domain-containing protein gives MYNNKKIAVCIPARGGSKGIPRKNVRLLAGKPLITYVIDELKKSSIIDYILITTDDDEIKFIANKKGVNIIDRPSTLADDKTPLDPVIYHAVTTLEDNIKEDLDIIITVQPTSPLLKVRTVESAIKKILDENADTVISVVDDRHLAWTTNEEDKYIPKYEKRLNRQYLPSEFRETGAIFATKREFISENSRMGKNIDLIEVSKDESIDIDNYADWWVAERLLKRKKIVIRADATNEIGTGHIYRGLNIASKITEHEVIFLMNSKCKLGIDIVSKNNYPIVTFEDNLWDTIDRLSPDIIINDILDSKKEYMKELKDRGIFTINFEDLGDGARYANLVFNALYEHKIPLKNSHSGYKYYILRDEFYGYKDREIKEDIDNILVTFGGTDPCNLTEKTLDGLLNINYARDINVVLGLGYEDKKNIYEKYKQFKNIFIYESVKNMSEYMYNADLVITSGGRTMYEVVSLKTPCLVLCQNERELTHVFGHSGNGIINLGMGKYITDGMLRNNLNEVIKDFSLRKEMKERMKSIDLTNGFKNIFDLAKEEYHKVKFNFHV, from the coding sequence ATGTATAACAATAAAAAAATAGCTGTATGTATTCCAGCTAGGGGAGGATCTAAAGGTATTCCAAGAAAAAATGTAAGATTATTAGCTGGTAAACCATTAATAACATATGTAATAGATGAGTTGAAAAAATCATCTATTATAGATTACATATTAATAACTACAGATGATGATGAGATAAAGTTTATTGCTAACAAAAAAGGTGTTAATATAATAGACAGGCCTTCAACTTTAGCTGATGATAAAACTCCATTAGATCCTGTTATATATCATGCCGTAACAACCTTAGAAGATAATATAAAAGAAGATTTAGATATTATTATTACAGTACAACCTACCTCACCATTACTAAAAGTACGTACTGTTGAATCAGCAATAAAAAAGATACTAGATGAAAATGCAGATACAGTAATAAGTGTAGTAGATGATAGACATTTAGCATGGACAACCAATGAAGAAGATAAATATATACCTAAATATGAGAAAAGATTAAATAGACAATACTTACCTAGCGAGTTTAGGGAAACAGGTGCTATATTTGCGACAAAAAGAGAATTTATAAGTGAAAATTCTAGAATGGGGAAAAATATAGACTTAATAGAAGTTAGCAAGGATGAAAGTATAGATATAGATAATTATGCGGATTGGTGGGTGGCAGAGAGATTATTAAAAAGAAAAAAAATAGTCATAAGAGCAGATGCGACTAATGAAATCGGGACAGGACATATATATAGAGGACTAAATATAGCTAGCAAAATAACAGAACATGAAGTTATTTTTTTAATGAATTCTAAGTGTAAATTAGGAATAGACATAGTATCTAAAAATAATTATCCTATAGTTACATTTGAAGATAACTTATGGGATACAATAGATAGGCTAAGTCCAGATATAATCATAAATGATATATTAGATAGCAAAAAGGAGTATATGAAAGAGTTAAAAGACAGGGGTATATTTACCATAAACTTTGAAGATCTTGGAGATGGAGCTAGGTATGCAAATTTAGTATTTAATGCCTTATATGAACACAAAATACCCTTGAAAAACTCACATTCTGGATATAAATATTATATTTTAAGAGATGAATTTTATGGATATAAAGATAGAGAAATAAAAGAAGATATAGATAATATATTAGTGACTTTTGGAGGTACAGACCCATGTAATTTAACAGAAAAGACCTTGGATGGATTGCTAAATATTAATTATGCTAGGGATATAAATGTAGTATTAGGTTTAGGCTACGAAGATAAAAAAAATATATATGAAAAGTATAAACAGTTTAAAAATATATTTATATATGAGTCTGTAAAGAATATGAGTGAGTATATGTATAATGCTGATTTAGTTATAACATCTGGTGGTAGGACCATGTATGAAGTAGTTTCATTAAAGACGCCTTGTTTAGTTTTATGTCAAAATGAAAGGGAACTAACGCATGTATTTGGACATTCTGGAAATGGTATTATAAATTTAGGTATGGGGAAATATATAACAGATGGTATGTTAAGGAATAACTTAAATGAAGTTATAAAAGATTTTTCATTAAGAAAAGAAATGAAAGAAAGAATGAAAAGTATTGATTTAACTAATGGATTTAAAAACATTTTTGATTTAGCTAAAGAAGAATATCATAAGGTTAAATTTAATTTTCATGTATAA
- a CDS encoding O-antigen ligase family protein, producing the protein MEKLRSLNFHMLCLYVLLAFCAIPMEFQGKFKIFFVGIFFLINGIYIFINKIEIKVKKVDIILYALITIVSIAILIISPYTIVFTMSIFGFLVILQLSFIPRYKISQEFLNKNIYMIFIISIIIQLILGRYNSLNGRISLSIIRDKNFSAMVMLLFFMYCVKNKFYLGKILSIGTILILNSRASVLTLILFFVVKLFRNTIWLILQKLRLNRIYKLFVLMLIFIISISYIWIFKVTSTYAVKGYQQGLNDISNKMRFAANIYAMDILKDNKEQLMIYGYDSDFKDAFNIYDHGVSDYRRFMGVRLVQPHNSIINIIVRTGIVFSLLYFYILSRIIDKLYTKDNLEYILPYLFSTLFLHELLNSRFLLFWIIVLCLPINKTIKNKKLESLFTKIKVYKVNIKNGVGKCITIKK; encoded by the coding sequence ATGGAGAAGTTAAGAAGTTTAAATTTTCATATGTTATGTTTATATGTATTGCTAGCATTTTGTGCAATACCAATGGAGTTTCAAGGAAAATTTAAGATTTTTTTTGTAGGAATATTTTTTTTGATAAATGGTATTTACATATTTATAAATAAAATTGAAATAAAGGTTAAAAAAGTAGATATAATACTATATGCTCTTATTACTATTGTAAGTATTGCTATTTTAATAATAAGTCCATACACTATTGTGTTTACTATGAGTATATTTGGATTTTTAGTGATTTTACAGCTATCTTTTATTCCTAGATATAAAATATCTCAAGAATTTTTAAATAAAAATATATATATGATATTTATTATATCTATAATTATACAACTAATATTGGGGAGATATAATAGTCTAAATGGTAGAATATCTTTAAGTATAATTAGAGATAAGAATTTCTCTGCTATGGTTATGTTACTATTTTTTATGTATTGTGTAAAAAATAAGTTTTATCTAGGAAAGATATTGTCTATAGGTACTATTTTAATATTGAATAGTAGAGCCAGCGTACTTACATTAATATTGTTTTTTGTTGTTAAATTATTTAGAAATACAATATGGCTAATATTACAAAAGCTTAGATTAAATAGGATATATAAATTATTTGTTCTTATGCTTATTTTTATTATATCTATTAGTTATATATGGATTTTCAAAGTGACTTCTACATATGCTGTTAAAGGGTATCAACAGGGGTTAAATGATATCTCTAATAAAATGAGATTTGCTGCAAATATATATGCTATGGATATATTAAAAGATAACAAAGAACAATTAATGATTTATGGGTATGATAGTGATTTTAAAGATGCTTTTAATATATATGATCATGGAGTAAGTGATTATAGAAGGTTTATGGGAGTTAGACTTGTCCAACCTCATAATTCTATTATAAATATAATTGTAAGAACTGGGATTGTATTTTCTTTATTATATTTTTATATATTATCAAGAATTATAGATAAATTATATACAAAGGATAATTTAGAATATATATTACCGTATTTATTTAGTACATTATTTTTACATGAATTATTAAATAGTAGATTTTTATTGTTTTGGATTATAGTATTATGTTTACCTATAAATAAAACTATTAAAAATAAAAAGTTGGAGAGCTTATTTACTAAGATTAAAGTATATAAAGTGAATATAAAAAATGGGGTGGGAAAATGTATAACAATAAAAAAATAG
- a CDS encoding sugar transferase, which produces MDDLKYERGIIYNLTKRIIDIFGSLIGLILLSPIFIIISVLIKINSRGAIFFSHKRIGRAGKIINVYKFRTMVPNAEDLIEKLPEHQKKEFMENFKLENDPRITSIGKFLRKSSLDELPQLFNILIGNMSIVGPRPIVEKESIKYGQDASKLLSVKPGLTGMWQANGRSDTTYEERVQMDMDYIDNRSFWLDIKIIFQTVIAVIKKRGAR; this is translated from the coding sequence ATGGATGATCTAAAATACGAAAGAGGGATAATTTATAACCTCACAAAAAGAATAATTGATATCTTTGGATCACTTATAGGACTTATACTTTTAAGCCCTATTTTTATAATAATTAGTGTGCTTATAAAAATTAATTCACGTGGGGCAATATTTTTTTCTCATAAGAGGATTGGAAGGGCTGGAAAAATTATAAATGTATATAAATTTAGAACTATGGTTCCAAATGCCGAAGATTTAATTGAAAAATTACCAGAACATCAGAAGAAGGAGTTTATGGAGAATTTTAAACTTGAAAATGATCCTAGGATAACTAGTATAGGAAAATTTCTAAGAAAGAGTAGTCTTGATGAGCTACCACAATTATTTAATATATTAATTGGTAATATGTCAATTGTTGGACCACGTCCTATAGTGGAAAAAGAATCAATTAAATATGGACAAGATGCTAGTAAACTTTTAAGTGTTAAGCCAGGGTTAACAGGAATGTGGCAAGCTAATGGTAGAAGTGATACCACATATGAAGAGAGAGTTCAAATGGATATGGATTATATAGATAATAGAAGTTTTTGGTTAGACATTAAGATTATATTTCAAACAGTTATAGCAGTAATTAAGAAAAGGGGAGCAAGATAA
- the glf gene encoding UDP-galactopyranose mutase has product MYDYLIVGAGLFGSIFAYEATKRGKKCLVIDKRNHIGGNIYCDNIEKINVHKYGAHIFHTSNKEVWNYVNEFVEFNRFTNSPIANYKGELYNLPFNMNTFNKLWGVITPKEAKERIEEQKKAAGIKEPKNLEEQAISLVGVDIYEKLIKGYTEKQWGRLATELPEFIIKRLPVRFTYDNNYFNDTYQGIPIGGYNTIIENMLENCEVRLNEDFFKNRKELENIADKIVYTGMIDEFYDYRYGILEYRSLRFETEVLDLANYQGNAVVNYTDKETLYTRIIEHKHFEFGKQEKTIITKEYPSEWKKGDEPYYPINDKKNIELYKKYKDLAMKEDKVLFGGRLAEYKYYDMHHIVGKALEKVKEEFGD; this is encoded by the coding sequence ATGTATGACTATCTTATAGTAGGAGCCGGACTATTTGGTTCTATATTTGCATATGAGGCAACAAAAAGAGGGAAAAAGTGTTTAGTTATTGATAAAAGAAATCATATCGGTGGAAATATATATTGTGATAATATAGAAAAGATAAATGTTCATAAGTATGGAGCACATATATTTCATACTAGCAATAAAGAGGTGTGGAACTATGTAAATGAATTTGTAGAATTTAATAGATTTACAAATTCACCTATAGCTAATTATAAAGGAGAATTATATAACCTTCCTTTTAATATGAATACTTTTAACAAATTATGGGGAGTTATTACTCCAAAAGAGGCAAAAGAAAGAATAGAAGAGCAAAAGAAAGCAGCAGGAATAAAGGAACCTAAAAACTTAGAAGAGCAAGCAATTTCTCTTGTAGGTGTAGATATATATGAAAAATTAATTAAAGGATATACAGAAAAGCAATGGGGTAGACTTGCAACTGAATTACCTGAATTTATTATAAAAAGATTACCGGTTAGGTTTACTTATGACAATAACTATTTTAATGATACATATCAAGGTATTCCTATTGGTGGATATAATACTATTATTGAAAATATGTTAGAAAATTGTGAAGTTAGACTGAATGAGGATTTCTTCAAAAATAGAAAAGAATTAGAGAATATAGCAGACAAAATAGTTTATACAGGGATGATTGATGAATTTTATGATTATAGATATGGAATTTTAGAATATAGAAGTTTAAGATTTGAAACAGAAGTTTTAGATTTAGCTAATTATCAAGGAAATGCCGTTGTAAATTATACAGATAAGGAAACACTATACACAAGAATTATAGAACATAAGCATTTTGAATTTGGAAAACAGGAAAAGACAATAATAACTAAAGAATATCCTAGTGAATGGAAAAAGGGAGACGAGCCTTATTATCCAATAAATGACAAAAAAAATATAGAACTATATAAAAAATATAAGGATTTAGCTATGAAAGAAGATAAAGTTCTATTCGGTGGAAGATTAGCAGAATATAAATATTATGATATGCACCATATAGTTGGAAAAGCTCTTGAAAAAGTAAAAGAGGAGTTTGGAGATTAA